One window from the genome of Pseudoliparis swirei isolate HS2019 ecotype Mariana Trench chromosome 24, NWPU_hadal_v1, whole genome shotgun sequence encodes:
- the tmem132a gene encoding LOW QUALITY PROTEIN: transmembrane protein 132C (The sequence of the model RefSeq protein was modified relative to this genomic sequence to represent the inferred CDS: inserted 1 base in 1 codon; deleted 2 bases in 1 codon; substituted 1 base at 1 genomic stop codon), translating to MLRKPLKGGIQEKKAVTLKEEQREQSRTNGEEEEELSVDXHVTIRYHRGPVLVGQPIRVSLNLRANFSGELVIIRLKVKKGLVSMVAQKTLTTDLWAVTLERSQGSKHDVVSILCRKHITHKHTHNPTLLQQVVCLSVHGLRQSFGVAMAVSANWWVEYSGHIQPLSPHGAAVSIFSFADPHIFSIAPITESNMIINTAILTNQPVSLPVIVLAINHNGKVSDVTSAVTCHSTNENTVKVSSDCSTLFVDGSESGVGNTCAVVEFLLGALRGSVCVEVWAPSVPLRVSLADPVLNAIDGWSHFTKTGCVPVYQRSSIQVLTQFIAQDSQSRTTHLLGSCDWFVDVTELVRNWMRVEDPRVASLGAHNNLIGLQPGKTSLHVVSEQWDGVLGRCDITVTSDPVTPWDLSVQVISGLGMSVTANPTNPSIVTTTVTAYNILYNHHQEASISVWLQFSDDTASLLSSFSDVPFFLRLSSLAETVAVVMPGSSPRIFAQGDGGGPLLPAXLLVSTCTDQPITSNSISEGTRDRDWTDTGGGGGARRLARGSGWIRVNLDLGFLQPVGEKNDEGDKFNLDISGTLAESDSDIYASNFDEDESENISIDYYEKISGNRPERHWNQLGYGEMVSRNNLERAVLMPSQEEGAVHFSPSQEKDGKWEEEVEGRGARELEVGVGVVLSLLCLSAVLFLVNCLPCVLRDRRRTTMEKETEEELEGGTRAEEEREKREGDDEIKQQQKANNTEDEVEIMC from the exons gctGAAGGTGAAGAAAGGCTTGGTGTCGATGGTGGCCCAGAAAACTCTGACCACTGACTTGTGGGCAGTGACCCTGGAGAGAAGCCAAGGCTCCAAACACGACGTGGTGTCTATCCTGTGCCgcaaacacatcacacacaagcacacacacaa TCCCACTTTACTACAACAGGTGGTGTGTCTGTCAGTCCACGGCCTGAGGCAGAGCTTCGGTGTTGCCATGGCAGTGTCTGCTAACTGGTGGGTGGAGTACTCTGGGCATATACAACCCCTATCGCCACATGGAGCAGCAGTCAGCATCTTCTCATTTGCCGATCCGCATATCTTTAGCATCGCTCCCATCACAGAG AGTAACATGATCATCAACACAGCCATACTGACCAACCAGCCagtgtcacttcctgtcattGTGCTGGCCATAAACCATAATGGGAAGGTGTCAGATGTCACCTCTGCAGTCACGTGCCACTCTACCAACGAGAACACTGTCAAG GTGTCCAGCGATTGCTCAACTCTCTTTGTGGACGGCAGCGAATCAGGGGTGGGTAACACCTGTGCAGTGGTGGAGTTTCTACTGGGTGCACTTCGAGGCTCTGTGTGCGTGGAGGTGTGGGCTCCTTCAGTGCCTCTGCGAGTGTCCTTGGCAGACCCTGTTCTCAACGCCATCGATGGCTGGAGCCACTTCACAAAGACTGG GTGTGTACCAGTGTATCAACGCTCCTCCATTCAGGTTCTGACTCAGTTCATAGCTCAGGATTCTCAGAGCAGAACCACACACCTTCTGGGCTCATGCGATTGGTTCGTGGATGTTACAGAGCTGGTCCGTAATTGGATGAGAGTAGAGGACCCTCGGGTGGCTTCCCTTGGCGCCCACAACAACCTGATTGGTTTACAACCAGGAAAGACATCACTGCAT GTCGTCTCTGAGCAGTGGGATGGCGTGCTGGGCAgatgtgacatcactgtgacctctgaccctgttACACCGTGGGACCTATCTGTGCAAGTGATCAGCGGCCTTGGCATGTCAGTCACGGCCAACCCAACCAACCCTTCCATAGTAACAACCACAGTAACTGCCTACAACATCCTATACAACCATCACCAG GAGGCCTCCATCAGTGTCTGGCTCCAGTTCAGTGACGACaccgcctccctcctctcctcctttagcGACGTTCCCTTTTTCCTACGTCTTTCCTCATTGGCTGAGACTGTAGCTGTTGTGATGCCCGGTTCCAGCCCACGCATATTTGCCCAGGGAGATGGAGGCGGACCTCTACTGCCTGCATAACTTCTGGTTTCAACCTGCACTGACCAGCCAATCACCTCCAACTCGATCAGTGAAGGAACCAGGGAC AGGGACTGGACGGacaccggaggaggaggcggggccaggaGGCTGGCGAGGGGATCTGGTTGGATAAGAGTCAACCTGGACTTGGGCTTCCTGCAGCCAGTAGGGGAAAAGAATGATGAGGGGGATAAGTTTAATCTCGACATCTCGGGCACGCTGGCTGAATCAGACAGCGACATCTATGCATCGAACTTTGACGAGGACGAAAGTGAGAATATAAGCATTGACTACTATGAAAAAATCAGTGGGAATAGGCCTGAAAGACACTGGAACCAGCTGGGGTACGGTGAGATGGTCAGTCGGAACAATTTGGAAAGAGCTGTGCTGATGCCCAGCCAGGAGGAGGGCGCTGTGCACTTCTCCCCTAGCCAGGAGAAGGacggaaagtgggaggaggaagtggaagggcgaggagcgagagagctggaggtgggtgtgggtgttgtcctctctctgctctgtctctctgctgtcCTCTTCCTGGTAAACTGTCTGCCCTGTGTCCTTCGAGACAGAAGAAGGACAACGATGGAgaaggaaacagaagaagaactaGAGGGAGGTACAAGGGCCgaagaggaaagggagaagagagaaggtGACGACGAGATAAAGCAGCAGCAGAAGGCGAACAATACAGAGGACGAGGTCGAGATCATGTGCTGA